Proteins encoded within one genomic window of Bos indicus isolate NIAB-ARS_2022 breed Sahiwal x Tharparkar chromosome 23, NIAB-ARS_B.indTharparkar_mat_pri_1.0, whole genome shotgun sequence:
- the GPX5 gene encoding epididymal secretory glutathione peroxidase yields MTIQLRASCLFLFFLAGFVQTNSNLEKMDCYKDVKGTIYDYDAFTLNGKEHIQFKQYAGKHVLFVNVATYCGLTAQYPELNALQEELKPFGLVVLGFPCNQFGKQEPGENSEILPGLKYVRPGGGYVPNFQLFEKGDVNGETEQKVFTFLKQSCPHPSEIMGSIKHISWEPIMVRDIRWNFEKFLVGPDGIPVMRWFHRTPVSTVKTDILAYMKQFKTK; encoded by the exons ATGACTATACAGTTAAGGGCctcttgtctttttctctttttcctagcCGGCTTTGTGCAGACAAATTCCAATCTAGAGAAG aTGGATTGCTACAAAGATGTGAAAGGCACTATCTATGATTATGATGCTTTCACTCTTAATGGAAAGGAACACATTCAGTTCAAGCAATATGCGGGCAAGCATGTCCTTTTTGTCAATGTGGCCACCTATTGTGGTCTGACAGCTCAATATCCTG AACTGAATGCACTACAGGAGGAGCTGAAGCCCTTTGGCCTAGTTGTGTTGGGATTTCCCTGTAACCAATTTGGAAAGCAAGAACCAGGAGAAAACTCAGAAATTCTTCCAGGACTGAA GTATGTCCGTCCAGGAGGAGGATACGTACCTAATTTCCAGCTGTTTGAGAAAGGGGATGTGAATGGTGAAACAGAGCAGAAAGTCTTCACCTTCTTAAAG CAATCCTGTCCTCACCCTTCTGAGATTATGGGCTCAATCAAACATATATCCTGGGAACCCATCATGGTCCGTGACATCCGCTGGAATTTTGAAAAGTTCCTAGTGGGACCTGATGGCATCCCTGTCATGCGCTGGTTTCATCGGACTCCAGTCAGTACAGTCAAGACAGATATCCTGGCATACATGAAACAGTTCAAAACCAAATAA